One stretch of Zingiber officinale cultivar Zhangliang chromosome 6B, Zo_v1.1, whole genome shotgun sequence DNA includes these proteins:
- the LOC121993234 gene encoding uncharacterized protein LOC121993234, with product MLYDQRMDKKIVSSDISLMKSNPSTFKPGLGSEFLSEEPKKRKGTDTFPDHKIQNIVSHSGQLNDIYGHVPCTHANLPLPAITPPLVAPKGFPFNSEFVSSRPAYAQFHSRGHPIHSLTTNTFASLVSDSYDSRSSADVIPNWVESSDTNSYTGKNSGHFSPCVNSTNQCVADQESCTTTVETHKMAMVNNYFDSNGKVVAKDFKGGLLEGNYCGQYTDITDETSGKRRKLSIEEPTSSNIGKINHGSHPNFKNRIAHSRHLLDISDERKNQKVVNHLLKPSECEKTWLSSEKSKKSVDFQDEIRVSEVTTDSKHEDENHTLDSQKSIVELSDGLASNNSDELKSVDGKISSVSTEKLWDGSLQLNNSTTVSAVAFFKSGEKAQDIKWSDLIEIKGKVRLHAFEKFIQELPRSRTRALMVISLCWKTGSSLSGLKGMEEIANDYKESKRVGFAQICPGIDLYVCPRSDTIITILAKFGFFKGMNAVVEVPNSLIGCVVWRRGCQTSTSTIKALDRKLTSLVQKQPHSSEEISTNDGSDKQNGNSKQAPLSATEADGMPLHYLSEVKYSNIDIASHTSTKNKLDDSGVELSNSLKTTSNGQIAATLPYNSPIAPVQISPQNVEMMSKGSLRNPLLHAAEAKSVPDSEPVRQVPMQPTQVITENHQRNTICDENLNALSSFLDHFIQSTAPIPPLQPQTAQRPCTSSRENLMETVSKPERCMMHIKGSNNPATRPTMTQTTLLGSASLPSDLSERIIQSTSSVTKETNVGFSSSEIPSEFVSEPRKSSLGNESSYVLPGPPLLPLPGPRPLALGPPPSLTQAPNVSASSVDVDDLPEFDFSSACAGLDKPVNRFSWFTNCNSDAVPFTKQSPRDLGKTPTLLGSTTMQSVEVIQKRQLATFPDNMIKNYQGSPTETNLQKPILDNKVVMKSSLSHGQLCSHAHNSSVGSISNSIFSRRHRWDESDDDMPEWYPPDLVQQVDQTQTTTTINLPSPVNNWKSEFSRRHPLIASPSPTSLGSPRGPILPHSHLSGSRPPSSLSHDPVAPLHSRATLGFNHSIQRSPLAQNATILSSYQTSTSDKGATNTTPWFRNTRL from the exons ATGTTGTATGATCAAAGGATGGACAAAAAAATTGTTAGCTCTGACATTTCTCTTATGAAGTCAAACCCGTCAACTTTCAAACCTGGTTTGGGATCAGAATTTCTGTCTGAAGAACCCAAAAAACGAAAAGGCACAGATACATTTCCTGATCATAAGATACAAAATATTGTATCCCATTCAGGACAACTGAATGATATTTATGGACATGTACCATGTACCCATGCAAATCTTCCACTTCCTGCAATCACACCTCCATTAGTTGCTCCTAAGGGATTTCCTTTTAACAGTGAATTTGTTTCTTCGAGACCCGCATATGCTCAATTTCACTCCAGAGGCCACCCAATTCACAGTTTGACGACTAATACGTTTGCTTCACTAGTCTCCGATTCATATGATTCAAGAAGTTCTGCTGATGTTATCCCCAATTGGGTGGAATCAAGTGACACCAATTCTTATACAGGAAAGAATAGTGGACACTTTAGTCCATGTGTAAACAGCACTAATCAATGTGTGGCTGATCAGGAATCATGTACAACG ACTGTTGAAACGCATAAAATGGCAATGGTTAACAACTATTTTGATTCAAATGGAAAAGTTGTTGCCAAGGATTTCAAAGGAGGACTACTTGAAGGGAATTACTGTGGTCAATACACTGATATTACTGATGAGACAAGTGGCAAAAGGAGAAAATTAAGTATTGAAGAGCCAACTTCTTCTAATATAGGAAAAATTAACCATGGTTCTCACCCAAATTTTAAGAATCGCATTGCACATAGTCGTCACCTTTTAGATATTAGCGATGAAAGAAAAAATCAAAAAGTAGTGAATCACTTACTCAAACCTTCTGAATGTGAAAAGACATGGTTAAGTAGTGAAAAATCAAAAAAGTCCGTTGATTTTCAGGATGAAATTAGAGTATCAGAGGTTACTACCGATTCAAAACATGAGGATGAAAACCATACCCTTGATAGTCAAAAATCTATTGTTGAGCTTTCTGATGGTCTGGCTTCTAATAATTCAGATGAACTCAAATCAGTTGATGGGAAGATATCCTCAGTTTCTACTGAAAAGCTATGGGATGGGTCACTTCAGCTAAACAATTCTACAACTGTGTCTGCAGTTGCCTTCTTTAAAAG tGGTGAGAAGGCTCAAGATATAAAGTGGTCTGATCTCATTGAAATTAAAGGAAAAGTTAGACTACATGCATTTGAAAAATTCATTCAGGAACTTCCTCGTTCTCGAACACGTGCTTTAATG GTGATTTCCCTTTGCTGGAAAACTGGGTCATCCCTGTCTGGGCTGAAAGGTATGGAGGAG ATAGCCAACGATTATAAAGAGAGTAAGAGGGTAGGGTTTGCACAGATCTGTCCTGGCATCGATCTTTATGTTTGCCCTCGAAGCGATACCATAATAACTATACTTGCTAAATTTGGCTTCTTCAAAGGAATGAATGCAGTTGTAGAAGTTCCAAATTCTTTAATTGGTTGTGTTGTTTGGCGCAGAGGTTGTCAAACCTCGACCTCCACCATTAAAGCATTGGATAGGAAATTGACATCTTTAGTGCAAAAGCAACCTCACTCTTCTGAAGAGATTTCAACAAATGATGGGTCAGATAAGCAGAATGGAAATAGTAAGCAAGCTCCACTAAGCGCAACAGAAGCTGATGGCATGCCACTCCATTACTTATCTGAAGTTAAGTATAGTAACATTGACATTGCAAGTCATACTAGTACCAAAAACAAGCTTGATGACTCTGGAGTAGAGTTATCTAATAGTCTTAAAACAACTAGTAATGGTCAGATTGCAGCAACGCTACCATATAACTCTCCTATTGCTCCAGTTCAAATCTCTCCACAGAATGTTGAAATGATGTCAAAGGGAAGCTTGAGGAACCCTCTGTTACATGCTGCAGAAGCAAAAAGTGTTCCTGATTCAGAACCAGTACGGCAGGTTCCTATGCAACCAACTCAAGTGATCACAGAAAATCACCAGAGAAATACTATTTGCGATGAAAACCTGAATGCCCTCAGTAGCTTTCTTGATCATTTTATACAATCAACTGCACCAATACCTCCTCTTCAACCACAAACAGCTCAGAGGCCTTGCACAAGCTCTCGAGAGAATCTAATGGAAACTGTTTCAAAACCAGAAAGATGTATGATGCATATCAAAGGGTCCAACAACCCGGCAACGAGGCCTACAATGACACAAACCACTCTTCTTGGATCAGCTTCCTTGCCTTCAGATCTCTCTGAAAGAATCATCCAATCAACTAGTTCCGTCACTAAG GAAACTAATGTAGGTTTCAGCAGCTCTGAAATTCCTTCTGAATTTGTTTCTGAACCAAGGAAGTCATCCTTGGGTAACGAGTCAAGTTATGTTCTGCCTGGACCACCTCTTTTGCCTTTGCCTGGACCACGTCCACTAGCACTTGGTCCACCACCATCACTGACACAAGCTCCAAATGTCTCTGCTAGCTCTGTTGACGTTGATGATCTACCAGAGTTTGACTTTAGTTCAGCATGTGCTGGCCTTGATAAGCCTGTAAACAGGTTTTCATGGTTCACAAATTGCAACTCAGATGCTGTTCCATTTACTAAGCAATCCCCAAGGGATTTGGGCAAGACCCCCACTCTTCTTGGATCGACTACAATGCAGTCAGTTGAAGTTATTCAGAAACGGCAGCTTGCAACTTTCCCAGACAACATGATAAAAAATTATCAAGGAAGTCCTACTGAAACAAACTTGCAAAAGCCTATTTTGGATAACAAGGTTGTGATGAAGTCGTCACTATCGCATGGCCAACTGTGTTCCCATGCTCATAATTCATCAGTGGGTTCAATATCCAATAGCATTTTTTCAAGAAGACATCGCTGGGATGAAAGCGATGATGACATGCCTGAGTGGTATCCCCCAGATCTGGTACAACAAGTTGATCAAACTCAAACGACTACCACCATCAATCTGCCCTCCCCTGTGAATAACTGGAAGTCAGAGTTCTCGAGGCGTCACCCATTGATTGCTTCTCCATCCCCAACATCTTTAGGTTCTCCAAGAGGCCCGATTCTTCCTCATAGTCACCTGAGTGGATCACGACCTCCTTCCAGTCTTAGCCATGATCCTGTTGCACCATTGCATTCAAGAGCAACTCTTGGTTTCAATCATTCCATTCAAAGGTCTCCCTTAGCACAAAATGCAACTATTTTATCCAGCTATCAGACTAGCACAAGTGACAAGGGAGCAACAAATACTACTCCTTGGTTTAGAAATACTCGACTTTAG